TGACGGAGACTCCACGCAAGCGCGTCCTCAGCGGCATGCAACCCAGCGGCCTGCTCCACCTGGGCAACTGGCTCGGCGCGTTGGAGAACTGGAAGGTGTTGCAGGCCGACTACGACTGTTTCTTTTTCGTCGCCGACTGGCATGCGCTCTCGACCAACTACGAAAACACGAGCCGGCTGCGCGAGTTCTCTCGGGAATTGATCATCGATTGGCTGGCTGCCGGCATCGATCCCGCCCGCGCCACCGTCTTCGTGCAGTCGCGGGTGCCGGACCACGCCATTCTCCACCTGCTGTTTTCGATGATCATTCCGATCTCCTGGCTGGAGCGGAACCCGACCTACAAGGAAAAGCAGGAAGAGATCAAAGAACGCGACTTGGCCACCTACGGCTTCCTGGGGTATCCGGTGCTCCAGGCCGCCGATATCCTCATCTACAAGCCGGACTTCGTGCCGGTCGGCAAGGATCAACTGCCTCATCTCGAATTGACCCGCGAACTGGCCCGCCGCTTCAACAGCCTCTATCGTCCCGTGTTCCCGGAGCCGATGGAACACCTGACCAAGTTTCCCAAGGTCGCCGGGACGGACGGGCGGAAGATGAGCAAGAGCTACGGCAACACCATCAACCTGTCCGACCCGGAGCCGGTGGTGCGGCAAAAGCTCAAGACCATGGTCACCGACCCCGCGCGCGTGCGTCGCACCGATCCCGGCAACCCGGATGTCTGCCCGGTCTATGACTTCCACAAGATCTTCTCGCCTCTGCCCGTCATCGAACAGATCGATCGGGAATGCCGCACCGCCGCCATCGGCTGCATCGACTGCAAAAAACTGGTGGCCGACGCCATCGTCGGCCGCATGCAGCCGATGTGGGACGCCCGTGCGGAGTTGATGAATAAGCCTGGACAGGTGGAGGAGATTGTGGCAGAAGGAAGTCAACGCGCCGCAACCGTGGCCCATCGGACGCTCACAGAGGTCCAGGAAGCCATGAACATCTAGCGGCCGCTGTCATCGCGCGACGGGACCGGCCGAGAGGCCGATCCTCCTACTTCACATGCGATCCATGTTCCGCTTCGGCCTTCCAATCCTCAGCCTCTGGACGCTGCTCTCCGGCTGCGCCTCGTTGATGCATGGGGACCATCAATCCGTGACGTTGTATACGGACCCGCCGGAAGCGGACATCCTCCTCGATGAGCGCGTCCACGTGACCGCCCCCGGAAAGGTGTCACTCAACCGGAAAGAGGACCATACGGCAAGGATCGAAAAGGCGGGCTACGAGCCGGTGACGGTTCGCATCGAGCGGGGCATGTCCAACTGGGTCTACGCGGACGGCATCTGCCTGATCTTCATCTACTGGTGCGTGAAAAGCGACCGGCAGGACGGCGGGTTCTGGACCTTCGACGACGAGGTCCATGTGCGACTCGCCCAACAGCGCTCGGTTTCACAGTCCTCGTCTCCCCCTGCCGAACAATGAATCCCGTCCCCTCCTGATCGGCCCGCTCACCCCCTCGCACGCCCTGCCGGCGGTAGCTTCGTCCGCCAATCATCTCATCGGGCCAGACGTCGCCGCGCATGTTGCTCAGGCAGCCGTTGTCGGCAGGGAGCCGGCCGGCATCTGTTGGAACGGCACTAAGGGCTTGGGAAGGCAATGCAGCGGGAAGGCCGGCTCGCGGCCGATCCGCCTGAGGGTGCTGGCGATCCGACGAGGCCGGCCCCAATCACTCCAGATCACGCCCTGCACTCGACCGCCGCCAGGTAGTCGGGAATCTGTTCGAGAAAATCTTTGGAGAAATCGTACGCCGGGAGGGCATCCAGCAAAATCGACGGCACGGCCCGCTCCAGCGCGCCGCCGGCATACACGCTCAGTCCTTCGAGCGTCTGGACGAGTTCAGGCAGGACCTGCCGCCCCAGATTCCACAGGGTCTCGGCCTGGGCGGCCACCACCAGCGTGTTCCACAAGGCCCCCTCCGCCAAGACCCGGTCGGCCTCCAGCGCGGACGGCTTCTCCACGAACGATCGCACGAGCTTGACCGACGATTCGGTGCGAAGGATCACCGGCGCCCCGGTTTTGATCCATCCATAGTCCAGTTCGAGCGATTCCGGGGGCACGCCCAGCAGCACCAACCGATGCGGGAGTTCCCGCGCAATCCAGACGGTTTCCTCGACCGCCCGCAGGAACCGGCTTTCCGGATACACAAAATGATCCGAAGGGACAATGACCACGGTACCGTTCGGATCGCGCATCCGTATGCAGGACAGCGCCAAGAAGATCCCGGCTGCGATGCCCTTTTTCGTCGGCTGCACCAGCAGGCGATCGATCGTCCGATCGCCAAGCTGATCCATCGCTTCCTGCCGATGGTCCTGGTTCACGACCGCGATCACGCGTTCCCGCCGGCTGAGCTGCACGGCCCGGTCGATGCTGTGTTGCCATAACGACCTGGTGCCGAGAAACGTGCAGAAGGGTTTCGGCTTTTGACGCCCCAGCCATTTCGCGATCAGCGGGCGCACGGGTTGGCTGTCGCCGCCCCCCAGGACAATAGACCAGGGGCCGCCGGGTCTCTCATCGTCCAAGTGATGGTCGAGCATACGATCACCTCCAGGTGAGCCGGGCAGACGCGCCTCTCCGCGCAATCGCACGCGAGGACGGTCAAATGATGATGGCGCCGTCACCGCCGGGATCGGACTCGATCCCGGCTGGACGTCCCCCTGATCGATATCGAGGAAATCCGACATCGGAGGGTACAGACCCGGCGGCTCGGATCAGGCTGCCGGCGTGTACCGGGACAGATGATCGACAGGGTGGAGGGCCACCAAATACTGGGACGGTTTCGGCCGCAGGAGGACCAACCTTGATTCACGGGTCAGGCGATCGACGGCGCCGAAAATTTCGTTCCAACTGTAGGCCGGCAACCGGGCGATCAGGTCCTCGAGTGAGCGGGGGGCGTTCCCGTCCAACAGGCCGACAATGTCCTGTTCCAACTCCTCGTGACGTGTCATGCCTACCCTCAATGAAATGAATGGACGTTGCGATGAACCGGGACGGCACGAATAAAAAGAGGGTTGTGGTATACCGCAGGAACCCCAGGCGGTCCATCCTCGAACCGTCGAAATTCTTGTCGAATCAGCCTGAGAGTGGCTGTCGTGGTTTAAACGACAAGGATGGGGCGGTCGGAGAACATTATCGTGTTGTAAGGACGCTCTCGACGGCGGAGTCGGGCTGACCGGCCGGCTACTCGGCGACTTGATGCATCAGGGCGTAGCGGGTCAACTCCGCATTGTTCTTCAATTGCATCTTGTTCAGGATGCGCGCCCGGTAGGTGCTGACCGTCGTCACACTGAGATTGAGCGACTCGGCGATTTCCGAGACGGTCTTGCCGGAGCCGATCAGGCGGAGCACCTCATACTCCCGATCCGACAGCAGCTCATGGGGAGGCCGGCCGTCGCTCGCTTTCATCGTGAGCGCCAGCCGCTCGGCCACCTGCGGGCTGACGTATTGGCCGCCGTTCGCGACCTTCTTGATGGCCTGCACTAGTTCCTGGGGCGCGCTGGCCTTGTTCAGATAGCCGTCTGCGCCGGCCTTGAACATGCGGACCGCATATTGATCTTCCGGATGCATGCTGAGCACGATCACCGGCAGCGCGGGGCGGTCGTGTTTCACTTGCTTCAGCGCCTCGGTCCCCGTAGTGCCGGGCATGGAGATGTCCATGATCACCACGTCCCATGGTTTCTTCTGCACCAAATCGAGCAACTCGCGGGCGTTTCCCGCCTCCCCGAACTTGACGGGTCCCAGCCCTTCCGCCAACATCTCCTTCACGCCCCGCCGAAACAGCGGAAAATCGTCCGCAATCAGAATTCTGTACATGGGTCCCTCGCTCAGTGAAGAGGCAGCCTGAGTCGGACCGCGGTCCCCCGCCCCGGCTCGCTCGCAATCGTCAATGTCCCCCGATATCCCCGAGCCCGTTCCCGCATGCCCTGCAGGCCGAACGACTTGGGATCGGACAGGCGGACTTCCGGCACTCCTGCGCCGTTGTCCCACACTTCCAACAACAGATCGTCCCCGGCGGCCTCCAGCCGCACCTTGGCCTCGGTCGCCGCCGCATGCCGGGCCACATTGGTCAGCGCCTCCTGGCAGATGCGGAAGACCGCGGTGGCCTGGCCGCGCTCCACGTGGAGATCTTCGATCCCGGTGGCAAACGCGCACTTGATGCCGGTGCGCCGCGTGAAATCCCGGCATTGCCATTCGACCGCCGCCACCAGCCCCAGATCGTCCAAGACGCCCGGCCGGAGTTCCGCCACGATGCGTTGGACCGCGGTGATGGTGGCATCGATCTGCTGGGTCATGGATTGCACCTTGTCGGTCAACTTGGCGCGCTCGCGCGGGGCCAGGTCGCCCGTGACCAGCGTGCGGATGCGCGAGAGATCGAGCTTCAGGCAGGTGAGCCCGACCCCCAACTCGTCATGCAGCTCCCGCGCGATCCGGGTACGCTCATCTTCCCGCACCGCCTCCAGCTTGTGGGACAGGGTCCGCACCCCCTCAAGGGCCTGGTGCAATTCTTGTTCGGCCCGCTTGCGTCCCGTGATGTCGTGGATAATGCCGGTGAAGAATCGCCCGCTCGGGATCGTCCAGGTTGAGAGCGATAGTTCCAACGGAAATTCCGTTCCGTCTCGCTTGACGCCGATGAACTCGAACAGCGTGCCGCGCTCGGCCTCCGCCGGGGTCGCCCCTGCGCCCAACACGATCCGCCAATAGAGCGGATGGTGACGCTCGGCCAGGAGTCGCGTCATCGGCTGCCCAAGCAGGTCCGCACGGGCATAGCCGAACAGTTGCTCGGCGCCCCGGTTGCAAAAGACGATGGCGCCCCCGGCATCCATGGTGATAATGCCGTCCTCGCTGGAATCGACGAAGGCCCGCAGTTGCTCTTCGCTTTTGCGCAGCGCCAGTTCCGCTTCCTTCCGCCGGCTGATGTCGCGAAACGTCACCACCGCCCCGACGATCCGGTCGTCTTCGAGAATGGGGGTGGAGGAATATTCGACCGGAAAGCCGGTTCCGTCCTTTCTCCAAAACATCTCATCGACGGAATGCTGGATCATCCCCTGGCGCAACGAGCGCATGACGGGGAACTCATCGGCGGTATCGTCCGTGCCGTCAGCCCGCGTCTGGCGCACCAGCTTCTGCATGGACCGGCCGATCAACTCAACCGCGCGCCACCCCAACAGGCTCGCCGCCGCCGGATTCGCGAAGGTGACGTTGCCATGGAGGTCCACCCGGCAGATCCCATCCCACGCTGAGTTCAGGAGAAGCTCGTAATCACGTCGCAACCGCTCCAGGTTGGCCTCATCCAGATCTCGCTGGATGACATCCGCGATCACCGTCCGCTCGTGCACGGCCAACAACTGTTGCAACGTGCCCACCCGGGATTGCAGCAATGCGGCCGCCTGCTGATTGAATCGGCCGGTCCCGGCAGGCTCGACCGTGCACTTCTGATGACGATTGTGCCGCGAACCGGCGCTTTGATCGTGGGGCAATATTGCAAGCTTCACGCTCAAGGCCAGCGTGCGGAAGTGATCGGCCGTGTCGCTCGGAATCGGCACGTTCGCAAACAGGATGACGGCAAAGAGGTGGCCGGACGGCAAGATCCCGCCGAACCCCAAGACCGACCGAACGCCGTACCGCAAGACGAACTCGTCCTGCACCGGCACGAACGGGCTCTTTACGGCATCCGGCACGAAAAACACGTTATGGGTCCGTTCTTCCCAGTCGATGACCAGGTCGGAGCCGGGGGGCACGATCGACTCCAGGTTCACGCCGAACTGCCGGAGCAGTTGAGAGAACATGGGAAACTGGGACACGAACTGTTCGCTCACCAGCGGAATCGCGCGATACCGGCGCGACCGGTCCCGATCATTCCACTCCGCTTCCAGACCGGCGGTTCCCATGAGCGTGAGGCATTTCATCGCGTTCGACCTGGGCCGGCGGCCCAGCGCCTGGCTGGCGAGCTGGCGATCCGCCTCGCCCAACGACCCGTATTCCCGGGTCAAAAAACACCGGACCAGGACGCATTGCGGCAGTCCGGTGTGCCGATCGCAGAGATGGCTGTACAGGAATTGGGAGAGGTTCTGGGCAACTTCGTGCAGGCCGGGCGAGGACGGACCGAGCGCCCGCAACGCCACTCCGCACTCCGTCATGTCGCGGAGGGAAAAGGTCGTGAGATCGTACGTGCGACCGGCTGTCATGGCAGGATACCCCGCGGTAGGAGGCCGCCGCGCAGCGAGATCCGACATTGCCGAACGGAAGGCAGTCTAAGGAAACCCCCTGAGCCTGTCAAGAAATCACGGCGCGAAACGGGCCGCTGTGGTATGCTGTGCGCGTGATTCACCGTGGACGCCCATCGAGCGTGCTGAGCCTCACAACATGGGCCGCCGCATTGGTCGCGTCGGCGATGCCGATGCCGCTCTCCGCGGCTGCGGGCGATCCTCCCTGCGACCGCTATCCCGAAGGCAGGCAAGCGGTGTGTCGGGCGATCTGGAAACAGCTCAATGACCAAGCCGTCGGGGAGATGGCCCGGTTCGGGCTCGAACAACAACGCCGACGGGATGCCGGGCAGATTACCGCCGAGCAGCATTTGGCCGAGAACATGGCGTTCATCAAGCAATCCACGCAGAACCGGCTGAAACGGCTCGAAGAGCGGATGGCGAAAGAATGACGGTCAGAGTTCCTGCTTCTTGAACTCGGGCAGCACCTTCCCGGCCGACTCCAACAGATCCCGCCCGACAAGAATCGGCGCCTTGAAATGCACCGCCAGCGCGATTGAATCGGACGACCGGCTGTCGAACACCTTCTCCTCGCCGTTCACCGCCACCGTGAGCGCGCCATAATAGGTGCCGCCCTTGAGCGTGATGACGGTGCGCAGCACGCGGCCGCCGAACGCTTGCAGAATATTGTGCATGAGGTCGTGCGACATCGGCCGGGGCAGTTTCTCGCCCGTGAGCGCGCCGTGAATGGAGCCGGCGACGGTGGCATCCACGAAAATCGGAATGGCGCGGCCTTCAGCCAGCAGCAACACCACCGGGCCCTGCTCGGAGACCCGCACCCGCACGTCCGCAATTTCCACGAGTCGAGCGGGGTCGGTGGACTCTTCCGCCTGCACGGCCTGCCAGTCCGGCATCCCCATGAACACCGGCACGGCAACGGCCGACCACAACAGACCTGCGATTGCGACGGTTGGCCAGTTCATACACCCCTCCATACCAACCTTGGTTGAACCGCCCGCTCTTTATCGCTGTATCGAATATGCTGCGGGCGGAGAAAACCCCTTAGCGCCTCTCTTGGTTCGGTTATTCCTGCTCTCACCTGGCTTCACTCGGCCCCCGGAGAAACGCCACCCAGTGATCCTCCTCGCTTTTTCCCCCATACCAACCTTGGTTGAACCGGCAACTCATCGGGCGAAGCCCCTCCATACCGAGCTTCGCTTGGGCGGTGGCCTTCTTCGTCCATCGGATCAACAGCGGCTATGCCCTCACAAAGGCATTGCTCCGTTGCTCCGTTCCGATATCCGTTTCAGGCCCGTGACCTGTCACGACGACCGTGTCTCCATCCAGCCGGTAGAGGCGTTCGCGGATGGACCGCTCAATGGCCTGAAAGTCGCCGCCCCATAAGTCCGTCCGCCCAATGGAACCGCGGAAGAGCGTATCTCCGGCCAACAACAACTGCTCGGTAGGCAAATGGAAACTCATGGAGCCGGGCGTATGGCCCGGCGTATGGATCGCGACGCAGGCCAGCGTGCCGACCGCGAATTGCTCCTCATCCTTCAGCCAATA
The DNA window shown above is from Nitrospira tepida and carries:
- the trpS gene encoding tryptophan--tRNA ligase — protein: MTETPRKRVLSGMQPSGLLHLGNWLGALENWKVLQADYDCFFFVADWHALSTNYENTSRLREFSRELIIDWLAAGIDPARATVFVQSRVPDHAILHLLFSMIIPISWLERNPTYKEKQEEIKERDLATYGFLGYPVLQAADILIYKPDFVPVGKDQLPHLELTRELARRFNSLYRPVFPEPMEHLTKFPKVAGTDGRKMSKSYGNTINLSDPEPVVRQKLKTMVTDPARVRRTDPGNPDVCPVYDFHKIFSPLPVIEQIDRECRTAAIGCIDCKKLVADAIVGRMQPMWDARAELMNKPGQVEEIVAEGSQRAATVAHRTLTEVQEAMNI
- a CDS encoding PEGA domain-containing protein, with the translated sequence MRSMFRFGLPILSLWTLLSGCASLMHGDHQSVTLYTDPPEADILLDERVHVTAPGKVSLNRKEDHTARIEKAGYEPVTVRIERGMSNWVYADGICLIFIYWCVKSDRQDGGFWTFDDEVHVRLAQQRSVSQSSSPPAEQ
- a CDS encoding sugar phosphate nucleotidyltransferase, with amino-acid sequence MLDHHLDDERPGGPWSIVLGGGDSQPVRPLIAKWLGRQKPKPFCTFLGTRSLWQHSIDRAVQLSRRERVIAVVNQDHRQEAMDQLGDRTIDRLLVQPTKKGIAAGIFLALSCIRMRDPNGTVVIVPSDHFVYPESRFLRAVEETVWIARELPHRLVLLGVPPESLELDYGWIKTGAPVILRTESSVKLVRSFVEKPSALEADRVLAEGALWNTLVVAAQAETLWNLGRQVLPELVQTLEGLSVYAGGALERAVPSILLDALPAYDFSKDFLEQIPDYLAAVECRA
- a CDS encoding response regulator encodes the protein MYRILIADDFPLFRRGVKEMLAEGLGPVKFGEAGNARELLDLVQKKPWDVVIMDISMPGTTGTEALKQVKHDRPALPVIVLSMHPEDQYAVRMFKAGADGYLNKASAPQELVQAIKKVANGGQYVSPQVAERLALTMKASDGRPPHELLSDREYEVLRLIGSGKTVSEIAESLNLSVTTVSTYRARILNKMQLKNNAELTRYALMHQVAE
- a CDS encoding PAS domain-containing sensor histidine kinase; protein product: MTAGRTYDLTTFSLRDMTECGVALRALGPSSPGLHEVAQNLSQFLYSHLCDRHTGLPQCVLVRCFLTREYGSLGEADRQLASQALGRRPRSNAMKCLTLMGTAGLEAEWNDRDRSRRYRAIPLVSEQFVSQFPMFSQLLRQFGVNLESIVPPGSDLVIDWEERTHNVFFVPDAVKSPFVPVQDEFVLRYGVRSVLGFGGILPSGHLFAVILFANVPIPSDTADHFRTLALSVKLAILPHDQSAGSRHNRHQKCTVEPAGTGRFNQQAAALLQSRVGTLQQLLAVHERTVIADVIQRDLDEANLERLRRDYELLLNSAWDGICRVDLHGNVTFANPAAASLLGWRAVELIGRSMQKLVRQTRADGTDDTADEFPVMRSLRQGMIQHSVDEMFWRKDGTGFPVEYSSTPILEDDRIVGAVVTFRDISRRKEAELALRKSEEQLRAFVDSSEDGIITMDAGGAIVFCNRGAEQLFGYARADLLGQPMTRLLAERHHPLYWRIVLGAGATPAEAERGTLFEFIGVKRDGTEFPLELSLSTWTIPSGRFFTGIIHDITGRKRAEQELHQALEGVRTLSHKLEAVREDERTRIARELHDELGVGLTCLKLDLSRIRTLVTGDLAPRERAKLTDKVQSMTQQIDATITAVQRIVAELRPGVLDDLGLVAAVEWQCRDFTRRTGIKCAFATGIEDLHVERGQATAVFRICQEALTNVARHAAATEAKVRLEAAGDDLLLEVWDNGAGVPEVRLSDPKSFGLQGMRERARGYRGTLTIASEPGRGTAVRLRLPLH
- a CDS encoding bifunctional nuclease family protein, whose product is MNWPTVAIAGLLWSAVAVPVFMGMPDWQAVQAEESTDPARLVEIADVRVRVSEQGPVVLLLAEGRAIPIFVDATVAGSIHGALTGEKLPRPMSHDLMHNILQAFGGRVLRTVITLKGGTYYGALTVAVNGEEKVFDSRSSDSIALAVHFKAPILVGRDLLESAGKVLPEFKKQEL